TTTGATTTTGTTATGAGAAAGAGTTTATAAGCTCAGGGCAGACAGAGCGTGGAAGTCCATACTTTACTTACAAGTACATACAATTACTTAGAACAGAAAAGAGTATTggtcctttaaaaaaaccccaaacaatccAGTATTTAGCCAAAAGGTATATACTCTAGTGAAAGCTGTATTTCACCAACTAAGCTTAGCTTGGGAAAGCTTTTCCAAGAGGCCGACTAGCATCAAGACAAAATATCGTGATACTGATGCCACCAAGGCAGAGTCATCACAGTCACTGCTCGACCGGTGGCTACAGATGTGATAACTCGccagcagaaaaacagacagTATCAGTGAATAAGaaattaatgtaaaataatACTGGAGACCAAAAGTGATGTTACCTGGTGATGTTCTGACATACTACTTTGTTCTTCAATTGATCGTGACTGGCAAAAACAGAGACTTGTGCATGCTAGAGGAATTTATCCCTCAATATCCACTCCTGTCACCCCTTTTCTCTTGCCACTTAGGAAAATACACTGCTCACCAAAACGAGCTTTGAGATTAGGTAAAACAccaagtaaaagaaaatgcGAGATCATcagactaggaaaaaaaagggagtgcTGCATTTATTGTTCAGTCATCTGAAAAAACCTCCATAGACCTGTGAAACGAAGCAGTTTCCTGAGTGCAAACTCTGCAAACTGCACCTTGGAGACAGATACAACTCATCACCTGTAgagacagcagctctggctcaaTTTCTATAAGCATGTATTTATCCTTTcacttggaaaagaaatacacagtttAAAACACCTCAAACTTTATGAACATCCAACTCTCACTCTTACACAAGAGCATAGTTTCCTAATACACTCCTTTCCTAAATTACAGGGCACTACAATTAAGATCCACGCAACgtccccagtgctgcagcttctcagtTACCTACCCAGGAAACGAAcatatttcttttccacagcCAAATTGTCACCgggagagaaaaagaaccaGCTGAGCAACAGCCCGATGGGAATAACCGTCCAAAACATCACGGGAAACACAGCAATGGTAATTTGGCCCAAAATGGCCAGTTGTGCCGATAGCTTTTACAGCATCATGTACCACCCTAACTGGAACAGCATGCTATCCAGTTACTCAAGAAAGAGCTTTCAGAAGGAAGAGAGGGTGCCCACGAGCCGCTCCTCCTTCGTTGTTGAAAACCTGACTCCGCTAACGACGTACATCGTGTGCGTGACCTGCCAGTCTGCAAACCCTTCCAGCGACCAGTGCAGAGTTTTTAACACGCTGGAACAAGACCCAGCCTCTGCAAGCAACACCAAGAAGGAGCTGGCGCTGGGCATCTGGGTCACCAGCAGCGTCCTGCTCCTCATCATCGCTGCAATCCTCCTCTATGGCTGCCTGCACCTCCTGTGTCGCAGGAGACGTGAGCGCCAGCAAGGGAGAAACGAGGCCTCCAAACAAGAGCATGGGACGGCATTGACCAAAAGCATGGAGCATGGCTCAGAAGAGCTTGGCAGGCAGAACCAACTGATGCAGGACACAGAGGAAAAGCACTCAGGTGGCATCCAGCTGGCCACAATCATTAAGAATCCCTCAGCATGCAAGGAGCCCATTGTGCCGGCTTCCAAAAGCCAGGAACGAGCACCAATGACAGGACAATGCTCTGCTATAAATTAGAAACCTTTTGTGAGGGAGCAGATTTTCACTCCGTACAACATCCCAACTGCTGCAAACACACCGCATGCAGTGTTGTCAGCCCTCATGACAGGGAGCTCCAGCTGCTCaccacagagctcctggctgtATCTCTGCTGCCATATCCCTTTCCAACAGCCCTTACACAGCCTCTGCACCAGAAGCAAAGGTTCAGACTCCCAAGAAGCAACAAAATTGTTTTGGTtcgaaaagacctttaagaccatcaagtccaaccattaacctaacactgccaaggccactactaaaccatgtccctcagcaccacatctacatgtcttttaaataccttctgGAATGGTgacaccaccacctccctgggcagtctgtgtcagtgtctaacaaccctctctcagtgaaaaagttctttataatgtccaatctaaacctctcctggtgcaatttgaggccatttccttgtgtcctatcattcattacttgggagaagagactgacttccacctcactacaatctcctgtaaggtagttgtagagaaggatcatgtctcccctctgcttccttttctctaaactaaacatcagctccctcagctactcTTCATAAGACTTGCTCTGCaaacccttcatcagcttccttgcctgtctctgggcacactccagcacctcaaagtccttcttgtagtgagaggcccactTCAGCCACGCTCTATTACTGAAGCATGTAGCAATCAGTTTGCATTCTGAGGGgttggttgttttattttttggttgCTTTCCATTACTTTAAAACAGCAAACAGATACAAAAATGAATCAGAAGTGACTATGAggcccttttttttccccctactagCATAAATTAAAACTGAGTAGAAGTCTTCAGATGGCAACCCAGGCTGCTATGCTACAGGCAACTGGAACGTACACCCCGAGTGCAGTGGTTCGCCAGCGTAAGCAACACTCCCACAACCCCGACTGCTTCTCAAACTACACGGTACAAACTGCTACACTCAGACTACGACACTTCAGCGACCACAATGCTCTCCACAGCTCCCGTCTGAGTGAGGTCAGTCTCAGCACATAGGCTAACCTTACCAGGATTTTAATGATCTTcttttgtctgtctttgaaaTGCCCCCTCAGTCTGAAAACATACGCAAGATAGCAACTCTGTATAGACACTTCTAATGAAACTAAGAAAATATCCTGGGTTATCATATTTTCCACTCTTCTGCACCCACCATAAGCCATCTGCTGATCCCATTACAAACTATCCTCTGCTCCACAGTTGAATGACTCCCTGTAGAGGAAATGGAATTCAGTGAAGCAACTCCTggctcttctttctctccttccctttcagtTTTAATGACAAAAAACTCATTCACCAGCTGCAAATTTCAATCCAATTGAACAGTACATTTAGTACAATGAAGgggcaaagaaggaaaaacatgtcAAAACACTTTGGTTTTTGTAACAAGCCAATCTGCCCAACATCTCTCTCTGCCTTGAGCCTCATGGCAAAGTGCCAAGGAAGGCCCTTTGGACAGAAATCTGTCACAACATGACAAGTCTTGTCTGGTTTAGGTGTCTAAGTTACCCTATTTTAAATCTCTTCATTGCATTTGTGTTCAATAAAAACATGATAAATCTCAGTATTGCTGTATGGTATGGtatatgtaaaaaaaccccaaagataaCGCTGTGACTGCAGGCATTTGAACCTGCTATTGGTATGAACGTATGCATTATGTCAGCTCTTTTTGACACAGCTCAGTTGTACCAGTAAAGGCTAGAGAACTGCTGGCTGGGCACTGCCTTTCCCTTGCAGCCTGGAAGCCGAGGCAGTGTACAACTTTGGCAAGAGAGCACCCGTCGAACCCTCCACCGCAGGCAGTGGCTCTTTGCAGCTACTGTGTTTTGACAACATCTCCCACAACTTGCGAAAGATGTCAGCTCTCATACTGCTGGGAAGACACGAGCTGGTATAAGTTTGAtgccttttctttatttttttcctactaggATAGGTAGGACATGCAGAAACACGTGCTGAATGGGGGCGAGGATTACTTTTAGAAACACTTCAGAAGGTGTCTTCATTGTGTTAAGTTAGAGGTAACGTGTTCTCTGCCCCCTCCATAGCATTTCCTCCAGTTGACACAAGTTTTTCTTTGTCACAGACATCAGTCTTAAACTGtgaagataaaaacagtttactGCTGTTTCGAATGAAGGTGTTTCATGAAACAGACACTGAAAAGCTCTCTTCAGAGCATGAAGCCAACACTACAAGTTTACTGCCAAAAAGGGGTCGCTGGGTagcaggaacagaaaaataaaatgctttaaaattatCTTGTCATCAAATTAACGGTAACACTTCTCTGATCAGGATTTCatgcaagagagaaaagattattttaatgttAAAGGGGTGAAGCAAACAGATGTATATCCTCACCTCTGCCAACACAAATATTTACCTGCACTTGTATGTTATATACACATGTATACACCATCGTGAGAACATGGAGTAGTTCAGTCTTAAAGCAGTTTTGACTCAATTCACCTACTGAATGTTGTTATTGATATACaaacatatacacatacacagtTATAAAAAGACACACGTATATGCCAGATTGAGAAGGCGAGGAGCTACCACGGAAATGCTCCCAGGAATGGGATTTACCTCATCTAAATACAAAACCACTCCACCCAAGGAGTTTACTGTGCACTACTTAGATATCACCTCACAAGCAACAGACCATCTCACACCCATTGCAAGCGAGCCATGCATAAGGAGCATTGTCTGACTTCTGAACTAGGTTTTGAAAAAACTCATGTTATGACACGCTCACACAGCTACacaattctttttctcttgctcaCAAGGTTTTATTAtcatcttaaagttcttttccaaccatatcgattctgtgatttcattcAGTCTGGCAACTCTGTTTTGGCAGTTATCTAGTAAGGGGAAAACGTTCTAAGTGATTGCTAAACTGATAACAAGACACAATATAATGCAAACTGATGTTAATTTGCGCACCAGTGGTAGATAAAAACCATTATATTCACCAGAAGTATTTTCCAAAGAGATAGttttttcacaaaacaaatGAGTTAGCATCTACAAAACACAGAAGACACACAAACATGAAAAGCTTTGGAAAGTGTTGTGTAAGCCAGAAAGGAAGCTCTTCAATTTGGGTCTATGAAACCTCGATAAAACCAGGCACTTCATTAACATGCAAAGTTTGTTTCAAATCCTCAGAAGAACCCTCTTTCTTGTATACACATTATTAAGTACTTTATGCCTCCAGCCCCTGTTTCGGTCTGCTAATATTCATTTCAATAATTCTATGCACATTTCACCTGAGTAAAGGGATTTCTGTGACTGTGCTCAAAGAGCTTTTAAAATCCTTCAGCTCGCTAAAAAGGCTGACGAGCTCTCGCGGGTCAGCTCACTCACATCTGCCAGGACAAGAAAGTTGTATCTGTGGGTTTCTGTTTTGCTAATTAGATGAAGATACTGCTCAGAAAACTTTAAATGCAACAGAGAGTAAGGACACAAGTGTCTGTGCTAAACACCAATACACACATTAATATAGACCAAATGCTTTGAttcatttagaaatatctgAGAATGTGTGAACGCTTTGGGGTCAACTAAAAATTCCTTGTGCAAAGCTCTGGCACAGAAAATGTTCAGCTATTACAGTCCAAATGTACGATTGTACACAAGtacaagaaaacacaaagctttTGTCCTGACCAAAATAAATACCATAGATTGAAAAAACCCCCATAACAAACtcaaacaaccaaaaccagaccccaacataattaaaaaacccaaaccctaaaaaatccctcaaaacccaaaaccaacaacaaaattcaataaggaaaataagaagtcaTATTGTATTGTTCATATAACCAACGAAAGTGCTCACCTGAATATCTTGAGCAGTTCAAGAACTcaaaaaagacagtaaaataaaaaatacattaaaaaatccaTACCCCATTATTAGCCAGTCAGGGGACAATTCAACAATGAAACTGTTAAAGGAGCCAAACAAGGACGTGCTTTGTGACAACCCTGGCTATATAGTACACAGAATAAACACCCTGCAATTATATCATACATTATTAATGTGCAGCCTCCATCATGTAAGAATTATTTGCTATGTACAGTAGAAATGTCCTCCTGAAACTCCATTTAGACATCCTCAATTCCAAGATACATTAGATTCAAGAATAAAAACATACTCTTCTAAAAATTTAAACCTACATTCAGGAATATTTGCTAATACAGGCATATCTAGCTGGGAAACTTGCTCCAGAAATGCATCTAAAAACCCCCTCAATTGCTCCTGCTCATATGGAAAAATAATCAGATTTCTGAAAATAGGTAGCTCTGAGAATAAAGACTACTAAACTAATTCTAAGCATGTAACCTgattgataaaaaaaaaagtttccccAGTTAATCTCTGTCACTCACCGAACAGTATCATCACTTAGATAAATTAAGTCAGCAATCTGTGCTAaattcagtgggttttttttctctttacactGCATCTGGTGAATTCTTAAAATAACACAATAACTGTAATGTAAGAAAATCCTACTTTCCTGTAATTTACTCTTCCCTGCTGCAGAACAATTATGGTGTTCACAGTACCAGCCTATTAGCCGCTACGTTAAAGACATATGAATGTCCTTTTCCACCTCCTTCACATTGTAAAAGTATGAAAGTTTTACAAATTCAGCAGCTAGATTAGGACTGAAATTCGTTTCTTCTGAGCTATCTCTTCAGCTCTAAAAAAACAACTTGCTGGGCAAATCACTCCACGGCAATTGCACCACATAACTAGGATCTGATGTGCAGAAATTACAGTAAGATGAGGACAAACTATGCTCATGTTTAAGCAGGATCTAGGTAATGAAAGCAGCTAGACATGAAGATGACACATGGCACCTGTGTAAATTACAGGAATAATTgagtaaataatttaaaacttttttttcaacaatCCTCTGATTTCATCCATATATTTTTATTGGTCTTCTCCTTACTTTCATTTTGCCTCCCTGATGGTCAAGGTAACAATGCAAAATTCAGAGTTACATGTTGATAATATTTTCAAACGACTTGCTGAAGATACTACTGCTGGCTTCTACTGCTGCAGATCAATATTTCTGAATGGAGAGTAAAAATTCAGATAGGTAATAATGTGGTATGCTTTTAAGGGTCattagaattgtagaatcatagaatggtaggggttggaagggacctttagagatcatctagtccaacccccacgcagaagcaggttcacctagatcaggtcacataggaacatgtccaagtgggtcttgaagacctccaaggaaggagactccacaacccctctgggcagcctgttccactgctctgtcaccctcacagtgaaatagtttcttcttatatttaagtggaactttttgtgttccagcttcatcccattgccccttgtcctgttgctagctacaatagaaaaaagggatgtcccaacccgAGTCTTATTAAGACTCAAGTAATAATTAGTCCTGTGAATACAGGCTAACTTCCCTCACTTGGGTAAGCTCTATGAAAGCTCATGACCATTCTGTTGTGCCAAGTAATCTCTCAATTTGTCACCCATTTAAGCTCCTTTCCAACATCAGTATTAGGCATTGCTTTAAGGTGCAGAGTACATGACTGCATATCATGTACACTTCTATTGAAAACTTACATAATCCTTCTAGGCACTCCTATTCTGCAAAGCAAGAAAGACGATGCTAATACAGGAGATGAGATGGCCAGAGGGTCAAGCTCATCAAAACAACTTTGAGGTCCTTAGGTTGAAGATGCTGAAGAGATTCTACTTTTTAAGAACTAATTTAAGCAGTTTGATGTGAGAGAGTTTTAGTCAGATAACAtttgaagcatttttttctatCTGTTCCCTTTTCTCCTGCCATCACAGTCTTCACCACTGTAACAAGTGAGCAGCTGCACCCAAGATGGGCTCTTGTTCTCACTTCACCAGATGATTAATGAATCTTTGCTTTGAGTCTGCTCTGCCACTATAAGCAACTGTGCTTGGgagaaggatttatttttagCTGTGTCAGATAAGACTAACCATCGGATTAATCACTTGCACTTAGGCTGAAACACAACAAGCTTCACAACAAAGTCTAAAAAAAAGCTTATAcccaatttaaaatatttacaaaatgtatttgagtCATTTTTTACAACTTTCACAATttctatcatttaaaaaatacttttaaacatTAGCAAACCATAACTACAAAGGGCATTAAATCCAACCTTTGATCCATAGAGATACTGTGGCTGTGCATTTGGCTGTTTATCTCTTTGAAACTCCTGAGAAAACGGTAGCACAGTCCGAACAAATCTgtaacaacaaaagaaaacattcattaATTATACTTAGGTTAGCAAGTGTGTGCCTAATGCATCTTACCTTGTATAATACTGCTTTTGGCTATATATAAAAATCAAAGCCAGACAGACTGTCTTTCAGCCCATGATGAAACTGCATTGCTCAAAGGCCTGGACACAAATAATCATCTGATTATTCACCACTTAATGCGATGCTCTAACTATAGTCCAACCCACCAAAGAGAGAAGGAACTGAAGTAGCACTAGCCTCTCTCAGAGAGTAAGGAAACTCCTTGTGCTTCCAACATTAAGTCCTTGAGAATGATCTATATGTTCTTCAAAGAAGAACATGACATTTCTATTGAATGTTTTGGAGCTTTTCCCcccaaaaagaaacacacagcagGAGAAATACTTTAGgttaatacattaaaaaaaagtcaggagGAAGGATATAATCCGTGTAGCAAAATTAATGCTTAAAAAGTTTGCTCATACTCCAATGTGAGCATGTAGCAATACAAATCATGTTTAGCTTTACCTCTCTGTACTGTTAAGGGCATGACAAGAGAACTACAGAGATATGGAGTACTGCAAAGGATAAGATCAACAGCCCATTCCAAATTGGGAGGCCTAAAACCTCAATAACGGGCTCAATTCTACAAGCATCAGTCCTCTCATGAATAAGTAGCTCAGACCCATCTCCCCTGAGGTTCCCTGTTAATTGTTTAATGCACTTTTTGCAGCTTGAGTGCAGAAAGAAGTTAATCAACACCTACTACGGTTCTGACTGTGCTTAACTTTATTAAACTGACCAAAATGGTGCACATGTTCAGGGACTGGATGGctactttgttttttaacttgATAAGGATTTCTTGGTAAATGCTGCAAAGCTGTTTATATTCaaggaagcagaaaaacagctaCTTCAGAAGCGTTTGTATCAGATCAGGTTGTTCTGAGGGAGAACTGAATGAAACAAATGCATCCAGGAAAAGGTTTCAGGAAAGAAAGTTTGCAGTACATTGTAACAGCCTAAGATACAATTAGTTcttgataatttttttgtttctttagaatGTGTTTGAATTTAATAAGCACACAAAATACATGAATCATTCATAATTTTTCCTAGAAAGAACATAGAAATTTTAATACATCGATTTTctagctgaaaacaaaaccagacacGTTAATCAAAAATTGTTTCACCCAAACATGTTTAAAGTGCAGCAGGTTGATTACAATTATTTCCactgtgttttatttataaTCTCAATCATTCTTGTGTGAGTCTATAACCTCAGAGCAagttttctgtatctttttaatCTGCTCAAAAATAGGTATTTTAGTCTTGTCTTTCCAAATGTACTTGGGTTTGTCAAAGCCCAGAAAATGTTTGCATACAGAGctttcaaggaaaaagaaaatcacctATGTGTACTATTTTTATACTATATCTATATAACTTCAATCTCCTTACATTTACATTTCCTCAGTTTACAAGTTTCCCCTTCTCTCTCACTTGCAGCACAACCACAAAGTTCCTCTTGAGATTACTCGAATCTGGTCACCTAATGGAATTCAAAGGAATCTATAATATGTGACAGTTCCAGAGATTACTCTGTTCTCCATTCTTTCCCTCCAAAGCCTATTCCTTCTTAAACAGACATAAATTTTCAAGCCCTAATAAAATCTCTAAAATGAACGAAAGCAAGAGAGATAACACGTCATTTGAAATAAGGTCGGGGTTTGGTACGGGGCAAGAGTTGATATCACTAAAATTAAAACCCTCACAAGGAAGAGTGTTCCAGAATATAAATGTGGGTCAATATCATGACTTTGGAAGCTGCAAGTCAAAAAGATATTATGAATATATTTGAGTTACAATGTCATTAGTGTCTGGGAGCAAATCAGTCTTGGATTGAGAAGAAATCACAGCCTCAAAAATCAAATACTGTAGAATTCTTTCAGAGACAGTGCCTAAGCTTCATCTGGCTCTACAGAAGCACAAGTAATTCTAGGGTGTTCCCCAGTGCTCGTCTATATTCTTGGGGGTTTCTCCCTCTCTAATATTTTATAGAGTAGTAGCAATATAGTCTCAAAGCTTTCTTAAAGACTTGAAGCAAGCACTTATTTTATACTTTCTCTGGTGAAAGATactgagagaggaaggaagagttTAAGAAAAGCAAGTAGGAGCAAGAGAGGGTCACTTGCTATCTTATGGTAGTGCTACAGCTAAGACTGAGGATACAAGAAGTTGAAGAGAATGCATCACTCTAGGAGGTATGTCACTAATCCCAATATATCATTCACGTAAATATTAGATATTTCTTCCCTCAAAACTAAGGGTTACACAGAACCTTTACAGTTCAGCATCATCTGCTATTCCTCAAAGTTTTTCAATGtaagtatgttttctttttgacatCCTGCCTGTTGGactccttctgctcctcctccaaGAAACAGAAACACCTCCTTGAAGGACTGAAGCTCTGTGAATAGGGAAATTTTTGCTTTCCCTTGGGTACCACTGGATGTGGGTTTTGGCACACTCCCAGGTAATCGCTTCTTTTCGTTTTCAATCAGCATCGGGGATCTCACAaccatttttccattttaatcaACACAGGTTGTAAGCAGCCAAAGTAGATTAAGCAGATGAAAAGCCTGCTGGCTTACCAAAGCTTTGCAACAGTGATTGCTAAAGCACATCACGAGCCCTAAAGTAAGTATTTTGGGGATCAAAACATTTCATATCAGTGTTTATGTGATACCTACCAGGAAGGAGTTTGCCTTGAACACTTCACAAACTAAgctaaatgattctatgtttctactTACCATCATCTACTTAGGGAAATCAGGAGAAATCTGGACGAAACCACTTCAGTCAATGATCCTGTTGCCCTGCTACTGCAGGCACCAGATCACACAGTGTCTCACTGATAAACTTTCTAAGCTTCATCTCAGAAGTACTAAGATATCACAATCCTCTTTCTCTGCTCACACAAAATGTGTCCCTCTGCATTTCCCCATCTAATTGGTATTAACACTTTCCAATTCCAGCCTTCTCCAATTAGTTTTTCCTGACTACCAGATCTACGAGTAGCCCTGCACCTCCTCTCTAAATGAATGTTAGATCTAACTTACCCTTCTTCAACATGAATGTCAAGACAGCAAGAACAGGAGGCTACAAACTGAAATGTGAGTAAACAGCAGACAAAACAGAGCATGAAAAAGCAACAGATATCCACTCCtccattcatagaatcacaactGAACTATAAAGG
Above is a window of Colius striatus isolate bColStr4 chromosome 1, bColStr4.1.hap1, whole genome shotgun sequence DNA encoding:
- the LOC104563025 gene encoding fibronectin type III domain-containing protein 9 — protein: MGITVQNITGNTAMVIWPKMASCADSFYSIMYHPNWNSMLSSYSRKSFQKEERVPTSRSSFVVENLTPLTTYIVCVTCQSANPSSDQCRVFNTLEQDPASASNTKKELALGIWVTSSVLLLIIAAILLYGCLHLLCRRRRERQQGRNEASKQEHGTALTKSMEHGSEELGRQNQLMQDTEEKHSGGIQLATIIKNPSACKEPIVPASKSQERAPMTGQCSAIN